In Anopheles gambiae chromosome 2, idAnoGambNW_F1_1, whole genome shotgun sequence, a single window of DNA contains:
- the LOC1274035 gene encoding putative sodium-dependent multivitamin transporter, with protein MASAFGVWDYVVFIAMLMISAGIGVYYRFSGGKQKTNAEYLLADRNMSIWPVSFSLMASFMSAITLLGVSNENYQFGTQFVAINLSYGLATPIAAYLFLPVFFRLQACSAYEYLEKRFGKKTRLAASLAYTLQMILYMGIAVYAPALALQAVTGLDQAYSILAIGGICTFYSTIGGMKAVLFTDVFQSVLMFAAIYAVIICAAVKAGGLGPIWEAASEGARLEIWNFDPNPTTRHTWWTLTIGGMFTYLSLYAVNQTQVQRLKTCKNLKSAQKALWLNWPILSLLSLSTSFSGLAIYYYYRSCDPLRQGRIKVRDQTMPLFVVDAMGDIPGLPGLFVSGIFSASLSTVSAALNSLAAVTLEDYLKPLYQKVKRKPMPDLQSSFPTKVMAFLYGVVCIAVAFLAQKMGGVLQASLTIFGVVGGPLFALFTMGMFTTRANQRGVITGLLVGLSFSLWIGFGQPRPPLKTLDFSVEDCSEFGGYNQTSLPLAMAQRAAEPRDDSDYFYLYRLSYLWFSVLGYLVTFLVGYGTSVLLRWRGAQGTERIYLDEQQTYLNTDLFSPPVARAMKQRLAKFIENGGDIDATVRQQHSSRVDIPTTAKQDVSHP; from the exons GAGTACCTGCTGGCGGATCGCAACATGTCGATCTGGCCGGTGTCGTTCAGCCTGATGGCCAGCTTCATGTCCGCGATCACACTGCTGGGCGTGTCGAACGAAAACTACCAGTTCGGTACGCAGTTCGTGGCCATCAACCTCTCGTACGGGCTGGCTACCCCGATTGCGGCCTACCTCTTCCTGCCAGTATTCTTTCGCCTACAAGCGTGCAGTGCGTACGAG TATCTGGAGAAGCGGTTCGGCAAGAAGACGCGACTAGCAGCCTCGCTGGCGTACACCCTGCAGATGATTCTGTACATGGGTATAGCCGTGTACGCGCCAGCCCTCGCGCTGCAGGCCGTCACAGGGCTTGACCAGGCGTACTCGATCCTGGCGATCGGTGGCATCTGCACGTTCTACTCAACGATCGGCGGCATGAAGGCGGTACTGTTTACCGACGTCTTCCAGTCGGTGCTGATGTTTGCCGCCATCTACGCGGTCATTATTTGCGCTGCTGTTAAGGCGGGCGGACTCGGCCCAATATGGGAGGCAGCGTCCGAGGGCGCCCGGTTGGAGATTTGGAA CTTCGATCCGAACCCGACCACGCGGCACACCTGGTGGACGCTAACGATCGGCGGCATGTTTACCTACCTATCGCTGTACGCCGTCAACCAAACGCAAGTGCAGCGGCTGAAGACGTGCAAGAACCTGAAGTCCGCCCAGAAAGCGCTCTGGCTCAATTGGCCCATCCTGTCGCTGCTCAGCCTCAGCACGTCCTTCAGCGGGCTGGCgatctactactactatcgcAGCTGTGACCCGCTGCGCCAGGGCCGGATAAAGGTGCGCGATCAAACAATGCCACTGTTCGTGGTGGACGCGATGGGCGATATACCCGGGCTGCCAGGCCTGTTCGTGTCCGGCATCTTCTCCGCCAGCCTGTCGACCGTGTCGGCCGCGCTCAACTCGCTGGCCGCCGTCACGCTCGAAGACTACCTAAAGCCGCTGTACCAGAAGGTGAAGCGGAAACCGATGCCCGATCTGCAGTCCAGCTTTCCGACCAAGGTGATGGCGTTCCTGTACGGTGTGGTTTGCATAGCGGTTGCGTTTCTCGCCCAAAAGATGGGCGGCGTGCTGCAGGCATCGCTCACGATTTTCGGCGTTGTCGGGGGACCCCTTTTTGCGCTCTTCACCATGGGAATGTTCACCACACGTGCCAATCAGCGG GGCGTGATAACGGGCCTGCTGGTGGGTCTGTCGTTTTCGCTGTGGATCGGGTTCGGGCAGCCCCGACCACCGCTAAAAACGCTCGACTTTTCCGTGGAAGATTGTTCCGAGTTTGGGGGCTACAATCAAACCAGCCTGCCGCTAGCGATGGCGCAGCGGGCCGCCGAACCCcgggacgactccgactacTTCTATCTGTACCGATTGTCTTATCTGTGGTTTAGCGTGCTGGGCTATCTCGTGACGTTCCTCGTTGGCTACGGTACGAGCGTGCTGTTGCGCTGGCGCGGTGCGCAGGGGACGGAACGCATCTACCTCGACGAGCAGCAGACCTATCTGAACACTGACCTCTTCTCGCCCCCGGTTGCACGTGCCATGAAGCAGCGGCTGGCGAAGTTTATCGAGAACGGTGGCGAT ATTGACGCCACGGTGAGACAACAGCATTCGAGCAGGGTGGACATTCCTACGACCGCTAAGCAGGATGTAAGCCACCCCTAA